The Ancylobacter sp. SL191 nucleotide sequence AGCGTGGTCGCCTCGTCCATGGGATCGCCGGGCTGGAGGGCTTCGAGCGCTGTCTTGAACCGAGCGAGGAAGGTGTCGGCGAGGGACTCCACCACGATGAACCGCTTGGCCGCGCAGCAGGTCTGCCCGGTATTGTACATCCGTCCCCAAACCGCCCACGGGATCGTGTGGTCGAGATCGGCATCCTCCAGCACGATGAAGGCGTCGCTCCCGCCCAGTTCCATCGAGGAAATCTTGAGGTTACGCCCGGCACGCTCCGCAATGCTCGCTCCCGCTGCGACGCTACCCGTCAGGCAGACGCCCTTGATGCGAGGATCATCGACCACCCTGTTGGCCTGCTCGTGCGATATGAAGAGGTTGGTATAGAGACCGACCGGGGCGCCCGCCTCAATCAGCAGCTTCTCGAAGGCGATTGCGCATTGCGGCACGATGCCGGCATGCTTAACCACGAGGACATTGCCCGCCATAAGGTGCGGTCCGGCGATGCGGGCGAGCTGGTAATAGGGAAAGTTCCACGGCTCGACACCGAAGATCACCCCGAGCGGGCTGCTTTCCATATGGGCTTCGCCGGCCGTCGGATGGAGTTCCACCGGCGCGAGGAAGCGTTCGGCGTTCTTGGCGTAGTAGGCCATGATCCGCGAGCTGAACTCGACTTCCCCGCGGGCCTCGCCGATCCGCTTGCCCATCTCCAGTGTCATGGTACGCGCCAGCGGTTCGACCTTGGCGTGCAGCAGTCCCGCCGCCTTACCGATGATCGCCGCACGCTCGGCATAGCTCTTGTTCCGCCAGCTCTCGAAGCAAGTCGCTGCGGTCGTGATTGCGGCATCAAGCTGCTTGTCGGTCATCTGACTAAAGGAATCGACCGCAATCCCGTTGAAGGGATTGGTGCTTTGATAGGTCATGGCGTGTCCTTTGACGTGTCGTCGTACAAGCCAGACGAGCGGCGCACGCTCACAAACATTGAGTTGTTGGTGCGCATTCTCATCCAATCATGGCCGCACACTGCACCGGGCCGGCAATGCTCGGCAGGATCGGAAACTACTCAGTTGCGGAGATGGGGAGAGTCGAGTGAGGAGCCCGCATCGATGCCGCCGAAGGGTTCAAGACGTCGGGCTGGCAGACAATGCGCGCTGGATGGCACGCGCAAGCTCGTGTTCGAGAAACGGCTTGCGCAGCACGATGGCCCCCGACATCCGCTCCTCAACCCCGATAACGTCGCCGCTGACGAAGAGATGGGGCACGAACCCGACCCGCAATATCTCCTGCACGGCTGCAACGCCGCTGCCCTCGCGCAGCGATGCATCGACAATCATGA carries:
- a CDS encoding response regulator → MAMLTGDEAARRALCVLVIEDDAFIGTLYEDVLTEMGHRVCAIEATEKGAIAAAARFKPDLMIVDASLREGSGVAAVQEILRVGFVPHLFVSGDVIGVEERMSGAIVLRKPFLEHELARAIQRALSASPTS
- a CDS encoding NAD-dependent succinate-semialdehyde dehydrogenase, whose product is MDENAHQQLNVCERAPLVWLVRRHVKGHAMTYQSTNPFNGIAVDSFSQMTDKQLDAAITTAATCFESWRNKSYAERAAIIGKAAGLLHAKVEPLARTMTLEMGKRIGEARGEVEFSSRIMAYYAKNAERFLAPVELHPTAGEAHMESSPLGVIFGVEPWNFPYYQLARIAGPHLMAGNVLVVKHAGIVPQCAIAFEKLLIEAGAPVGLYTNLFISHEQANRVVDDPRIKGVCLTGSVAAGASIAERAGRNLKISSMELGGSDAFIVLEDADLDHTIPWAVWGRMYNTGQTCCAAKRFIVVESLADTFLARFKTALEALQPGDPMDEATTLGPMSSEAALLQLLKQVKVAVDKGAKLALGGKRIDRAGSYMEPTILTDIKPGNPAFRDEFFGPVALMFRVKNEDEAVALANDSDFGLGGSVWCKDIARGKRVASRVETGMMFINNIDWSDAELPFGGIKNSGYGRELGDMGIQQFVNKKLVRYVPAMKAPA